The following are encoded together in the Leuconostoc mesenteroides subsp. mesenteroides ATCC 8293 genome:
- a CDS encoding CPBP family intramembrane glutamic endopeptidase encodes MGKLKIVLKYLVYAFLLSFVLDIGGFFSGIYAERSGLSEEWLENSQVAIVFMLISQITLPIFLMFQYESRKNDLRIIMPFAKDKKAYRYLIGYAAGAIFFVLTWIIAVAFGGFQVINIWHIGNVLWLVLFLLGFCIQGMGEEILVRGYLLGKLSQHLSHASAIIISSLFFAALHLANPGITRVAFLELFLFGAIMAMIRIETEDLWVVGAFHGAWNFFQGPILGVAVSGTNSGALIFKSIPTQAYEWLNGGRFGIEGSVMSLTLHVALFGAIAVWIKLNKNKSKIICESTK; translated from the coding sequence ATGGGGAAATTAAAAATAGTTTTAAAGTATTTGGTATATGCATTTTTACTCAGTTTTGTATTGGATATCGGCGGATTTTTTAGCGGAATATATGCTGAGCGTAGCGGTTTATCCGAGGAATGGCTTGAAAATAGTCAGGTAGCCATAGTTTTCATGTTGATTAGTCAAATTACTTTACCAATTTTTTTGATGTTTCAATATGAAAGTCGAAAAAATGATCTTAGAATTATAATGCCCTTTGCTAAAGATAAAAAGGCATACAGATATTTGATAGGGTACGCTGCAGGGGCAATATTCTTTGTACTAACTTGGATAATAGCAGTTGCCTTTGGAGGATTTCAAGTCATTAACATTTGGCATATAGGTAATGTGCTGTGGCTCGTTCTCTTTCTTTTAGGTTTTTGTATTCAAGGCATGGGCGAAGAAATATTAGTTAGAGGCTATTTGTTAGGTAAATTAAGTCAACATTTAAGCCATGCTTCAGCTATTATAATTAGCTCGCTTTTTTTCGCAGCGCTACATTTGGCAAACCCAGGAATAACTAGAGTAGCTTTCTTAGAACTATTTTTGTTTGGTGCTATCATGGCTATGATTCGAATTGAAACCGAAGATTTGTGGGTGGTGGGTGCCTTTCATGGTGCGTGGAACTTTTTTCAAGGGCCAATTCTTGGTGTTGCAGTTTCTGGCACTAACAGTGGTGCGCTAATTTTCAAATCAATTCCAACACAAGCTTATGAATGGTTAAATGGTGGGCGTTTTGGCATCGAAGGGAGTGTAATGAGCCTAACGTTACATGTTGCGTTATTTGGTGCAATCGCAGTTTGGATTAAATTAAACAAGAACAAATCAAAAATTATTTGCGAATCTACTAAATAA
- a CDS encoding 2'-5' RNA ligase family protein, which yields MLRSILIFPKLSEITTIQNIRRELDPLYPHIRPHITLVFPFESEATDEVIIQNIQTILKPFSAFNVTFENFSSDEKSYLWLPVDEGCSVIQKMHDVLYQSPLFSPFLRPEFPYTPHITVGQIHNQQAMLSTLKVLNSKQLQIHAEIDTVSIEHILDNDDSDEFFQITLFRPKK from the coding sequence ATGTTACGTTCTATTTTAATATTTCCTAAACTTTCAGAAATAACAACAATCCAAAATATTAGGCGCGAACTTGATCCCTTATATCCACATATTCGTCCACACATAACTCTTGTGTTTCCATTTGAAAGTGAGGCTACAGACGAAGTCATTATCCAAAATATTCAAACGATTTTAAAACCATTCTCGGCTTTCAACGTGACCTTTGAAAATTTTTCGTCTGATGAGAAAAGTTATCTTTGGCTACCTGTTGACGAGGGGTGTTCGGTCATTCAAAAGATGCATGATGTTTTATATCAATCCCCTTTGTTCTCACCCTTTCTACGCCCTGAATTTCCATATACACCCCATATCACAGTGGGACAGATACACAATCAGCAAGCAATGTTATCAACCTTAAAAGTACTAAACTCAAAACAACTGCAAATCCATGCTGAAATCGATACCGTTTCAATCGAACATATCCTAGATAATGACGATTCAGACGAATTTTTCCAAATTACCCTATTTAGACCAAAAAAATAA
- a CDS encoding glycoside-pentoside-hexuronide (GPH):cation symporter has protein sequence MKSNQQSMTSRVSYAFGAFGNDMFFATLSTYFIMFVTTHLFNSGNAAQNDKMISSITLIIFLLRFVELAIDPFIGNAIDNTSTRWGKFKPWVVVGGTVGSVALIILFTNMGGLNKSNPLLYLIIFGIIYIIMDIFYSFKDIGFWSMIPALTFGSREREKTATFARIGSTIGGNLVGVVVMPIVLFFSLNQNDGTGDTRGWFWFAVIIAVIAWLSAVAVGVGTKEVDSDLRKNKEKTTFKNVIHILTHNDQLMWIALSYGFYTTGVTLVNSLELYYFTFILGNSSAFSIFASLNIVTGLLSVSLFPKLADKLNRRNLFFWCILTMIIGLVLFIFAGQSLTMVLIAAELFAIPQPLVFLVVLMTISDSVEYGQLKLGHRDESLTLSVRPLLDKLAGAISNGVVGITAVVAGMTTGATASSVTGSGQSIFKTIMFGLPIVIILIGTYVFYRKVTLTERKHAEIVDQLEKTWGKKFVDTTTTTTTPELKTGEYTYNAPIAGELINLSSVNDHAFASGSLGQGFAIRPSDGRVYAPFDATVRVAFSTKHAIGLVSDTGLVTLIHIGIGTVAMQGTGFVTYFERGQHVKKGDLLIEFWDKSIKDAGFDDTVIVTITNSNVLSEFNIVKPIGSKVDKDDIVLTLINK, from the coding sequence ATGAAGTCTAACCAGCAGTCAATGACATCACGCGTTTCATACGCTTTTGGTGCATTCGGTAATGATATGTTTTTTGCGACATTATCAACGTATTTCATTATGTTTGTTACCACACATTTGTTCAATAGTGGTAATGCCGCGCAAAATGACAAAATGATTAGTTCCATTACGCTAATTATCTTTCTACTACGATTTGTTGAATTAGCAATTGATCCATTTATTGGTAATGCAATTGATAATACAAGCACTCGTTGGGGTAAATTTAAACCTTGGGTGGTTGTTGGTGGAACGGTTGGATCAGTTGCTCTGATCATTCTTTTCACAAATATGGGCGGTCTAAATAAATCAAACCCACTTCTTTATTTGATTATCTTTGGCATAATCTATATTATTATGGATATCTTCTATTCATTTAAAGATATTGGGTTCTGGTCAATGATACCGGCATTAACTTTTGGCTCACGCGAACGTGAAAAAACTGCAACTTTTGCCCGTATCGGTTCTACAATCGGTGGAAACTTAGTCGGTGTTGTTGTTATGCCCATTGTTTTGTTTTTCTCTTTGAATCAAAATGATGGTACTGGTGACACTCGTGGTTGGTTCTGGTTTGCTGTTATTATTGCGGTAATCGCATGGCTGAGTGCGGTCGCTGTTGGTGTTGGTACTAAAGAAGTTGATTCCGACCTACGTAAGAACAAAGAAAAAACAACATTCAAAAATGTTATCCATATTCTAACGCATAATGATCAGCTCATGTGGATTGCCCTGTCTTATGGTTTTTACACCACGGGCGTCACTCTTGTTAATTCACTAGAGTTATATTATTTCACTTTTATTTTAGGAAACTCATCTGCTTTCTCAATTTTCGCCTCACTAAACATTGTAACTGGCTTACTATCTGTTTCACTATTTCCAAAATTAGCTGATAAACTTAATCGACGTAATTTATTTTTCTGGTGTATCTTAACCATGATTATCGGATTAGTTCTGTTTATTTTTGCAGGACAGTCACTCACAATGGTTCTAATCGCTGCCGAATTATTTGCCATTCCACAACCACTTGTGTTCTTAGTGGTTCTCATGACAATCTCTGATTCTGTGGAGTACGGTCAACTGAAGCTCGGGCATCGTGATGAATCATTAACGTTGTCGGTTCGTCCACTATTAGATAAACTAGCTGGTGCTATTTCAAACGGCGTCGTCGGAATAACTGCCGTAGTCGCTGGAATGACAACTGGTGCTACAGCTTCTTCAGTAACAGGGTCCGGACAATCCATTTTCAAAACCATTATGTTTGGTTTGCCAATTGTTATTATTTTAATCGGCACCTACGTATTTTATCGCAAAGTAACACTTACTGAGCGCAAGCACGCTGAAATTGTTGACCAACTTGAAAAAACATGGGGAAAGAAATTTGTTGACACAACAACGACTACAACCACGCCTGAATTAAAAACTGGTGAGTACACATACAATGCACCTATTGCCGGTGAATTAATTAATCTCTCATCCGTTAATGACCATGCATTTGCTTCAGGATCTCTAGGTCAAGGATTTGCAATTCGTCCGAGCGATGGTCGGGTTTATGCGCCATTTGATGCAACCGTTCGCGTTGCCTTCTCAACGAAACATGCCATTGGCCTTGTTTCAGACACTGGTCTAGTCACATTAATTCACATTGGTATTGGTACTGTTGCTATGCAAGGGACAGGTTTTGTTACTTACTTCGAGCGCGGCCAACATGTTAAGAAAGGTGATCTACTCATTGAGTTCTGGGACAAGTCAATAAAGGATGCTGGCTTTGATGACACCGTTATTGTGACAATAACAAATTCTAATGTCCTTTCTGAATTCAACATTGTAAAACCAATTGGTAGTAAAGTCGATAAAGATGATATTGTTTTGACTTTAATCAATAAATAA
- a CDS encoding LacI family DNA-binding transcriptional regulator: MVTIKQIALETDVSSSTVSRVLNNDLTLSVSDETRRKIIDAAQRLNYTKKHKKSISKKLIHIAVLTVFSEIREASDAYWRQIYLSIEQNAQDQNIIVDEIIRINQGINIADFATYDAIIILGDMTQKAVNQLQKINERIVLVDAKTRYETIDSVNPELRLMTTRILDEFYQAGRRHIGFIGGVNDLLELDGSSTLAVEDVRSEIYRNWAEEHQMSSHFYTGPWHAETGMQGAISLLREEHSIDALLVASDPIAIGAINALKSENLEPGIDIDVVSFDNVELSSYLVPALTTVDLNPAALGKTALEQAYELANDERDWTVWATIPGNLKYRETFKK; this comes from the coding sequence ATGGTAACAATTAAGCAGATAGCGCTGGAAACGGATGTGTCATCAAGCACGGTATCTCGAGTTTTAAATAATGACCTGACTCTGTCAGTTTCTGACGAAACTCGCCGAAAGATTATTGATGCCGCGCAAAGGTTGAATTACACAAAAAAACATAAAAAAAGTATTTCCAAAAAATTGATCCATATTGCAGTATTGACGGTTTTTTCTGAAATCCGAGAAGCTAGCGATGCTTATTGGCGACAAATATACTTGAGTATTGAGCAAAATGCGCAAGATCAAAATATTATTGTTGATGAAATTATTCGAATTAATCAAGGCATTAATATCGCGGATTTCGCAACTTACGATGCCATTATTATTTTAGGCGATATGACTCAAAAAGCGGTGAACCAATTGCAGAAAATTAATGAGCGAATTGTGTTGGTTGATGCCAAAACGCGCTATGAAACCATTGACTCTGTCAATCCCGAACTGCGGTTGATGACAACTCGGATATTGGATGAGTTTTATCAAGCTGGACGGCGACATATTGGATTTATTGGTGGCGTGAATGATTTGCTAGAATTAGATGGCTCCTCAACACTTGCTGTTGAAGATGTGCGTAGTGAAATCTATCGTAATTGGGCTGAAGAGCATCAAATGAGCTCTCATTTTTACACCGGTCCGTGGCATGCTGAAACGGGCATGCAAGGCGCTATATCTTTATTAAGAGAAGAACACAGTATAGATGCACTATTAGTTGCTTCGGATCCTATTGCAATTGGTGCCATTAATGCATTGAAATCCGAGAATCTAGAGCCAGGAATTGATATTGATGTGGTGAGCTTTGATAATGTTGAGTTATCCTCTTACTTGGTTCCGGCACTAACGACGGTAGATCTAAATCCTGCGGCACTAGGGAAGACGGCTTTAGAACAAGCCTACGAATTAGCAAATGATGAACGTGATTGGACAGTTTGGGCTACAATACCGGGAAATTTGAAATATCGAGAAACTTTTAAAAAGTAA
- a CDS encoding alpha-galactosidase: MANANISFDDKQNVFHLSNRQISYLIQIEEGGLLSHLYFGKKITKYHGSRHYPRLDRGFSPNLAGKPHQTDRSYSKDTLLQEYGGYNTGDFRQAAIKIQGANGAQTSDFRFQSFEIVNGKPHIAHLPQAYVLSEDEAKTLIIYLVDSALNVQVSLYYTIYNDRPVVARSTKITNLSQQSINIEKIASLQLDLPASDLEIISLPGAHVRERQMERQTVRQGVAEFSSHRGTSSHHMNPFVALVTPNTTENEGEAVGIQLVYSGNHQFTIERDYVEQTRVLSGINEDGFDWQLNADDDFQTPEALLVYSDEGLNGMSQAYHHLLRERVARGKYQYAERPIVINNWEATYFDFNAEKIQEILDEASPLGIEMFVLDDGWFGKRDDDDSSLGDWFEYATKLQSGGGLVGLSDKVHEKGMKFGLWFEPEMISKNSDLYRQHPDYILGMPNRDLTPSRDQYVLDFSRPEVVDNIFQQVVNILDNVKIDYIKWDMNRHLTEVYSAALSPERQGEVGHRYMLGVYDLADRLTKRYPDILFEGCSGGGGRFDAGMLYFFPQSWTSDNTDPVERLKIQYGTTLSYPVSSMTAHVSASPNHQTGRQTSLAMRGDVATAGVFGYELNLAKLSLEEKSEIKDQVTFYKQHRSLIQYGNFYRIKSPFKNNETAWEFISEDKTEALLFNYRVLSTAQPVFTVTKMSHLKSDGIYVDQRTNEHYSGDELMSIGLYNTPIKQADFTSAVRYFKWQAE, encoded by the coding sequence ATGGCTAATGCAAACATTTCTTTTGATGACAAGCAAAATGTTTTTCATCTTTCAAATCGACAAATATCTTACCTGATACAAATTGAAGAGGGCGGACTGCTAAGCCATCTCTATTTTGGTAAAAAAATTACAAAATATCATGGTTCACGACATTATCCACGTCTAGATAGAGGATTCTCACCAAACTTAGCTGGAAAACCACATCAAACAGATCGTAGCTATTCGAAGGACACATTATTACAAGAATACGGTGGTTATAATACGGGAGATTTTCGTCAAGCCGCGATTAAAATTCAAGGAGCCAACGGTGCACAAACATCTGATTTTCGTTTTCAATCATTCGAAATCGTAAATGGTAAGCCACATATAGCTCATCTGCCTCAGGCCTACGTGTTATCAGAAGATGAAGCTAAAACATTAATAATTTATCTTGTGGATAGTGCGCTAAATGTCCAAGTATCGCTTTATTACACAATTTATAATGACCGGCCAGTAGTTGCAAGATCAACTAAAATAACGAATCTCTCTCAACAAAGTATTAATATTGAGAAAATTGCATCACTGCAATTAGATTTACCAGCAAGTGATCTAGAAATCATCTCGTTACCCGGCGCCCATGTGCGTGAACGTCAAATGGAGCGACAAACTGTGCGCCAAGGAGTGGCTGAATTTTCTAGTCATCGAGGAACAAGCTCGCACCACATGAATCCATTTGTAGCGCTAGTAACACCGAACACAACCGAAAATGAGGGTGAAGCTGTTGGTATCCAACTGGTTTATTCGGGAAATCATCAATTCACTATCGAAAGAGATTATGTGGAACAGACACGTGTTCTATCTGGTATTAACGAAGATGGATTTGATTGGCAATTAAACGCTGATGATGACTTTCAGACACCTGAAGCGTTGTTGGTTTATTCTGATGAAGGTTTAAATGGTATGTCACAAGCTTACCATCACTTGCTACGAGAACGTGTGGCTCGTGGAAAATATCAATATGCAGAGAGACCAATTGTTATTAATAACTGGGAAGCAACTTATTTTGATTTTAATGCAGAAAAAATTCAAGAGATATTAGATGAAGCATCCCCATTAGGCATTGAAATGTTTGTCTTAGATGATGGTTGGTTTGGAAAACGTGATGATGATGATAGCTCTTTGGGTGACTGGTTTGAATACGCCACTAAATTACAGAGTGGCGGTGGTTTAGTTGGCTTGTCAGATAAAGTACACGAAAAAGGTATGAAATTTGGATTATGGTTTGAACCGGAAATGATTTCCAAAAATTCTGATCTCTATCGACAACATCCTGATTATATTCTCGGTATGCCTAACCGTGATTTGACCCCTAGTCGTGATCAATATGTGCTTGATTTTTCAAGACCTGAGGTAGTGGATAATATTTTCCAACAAGTAGTAAATATCTTGGATAATGTTAAGATTGATTACATTAAGTGGGACATGAACCGTCATTTAACAGAAGTATATTCTGCAGCGTTGTCACCAGAACGTCAAGGAGAAGTGGGACATCGTTATATGTTAGGTGTGTATGATTTGGCGGATCGTTTGACCAAACGTTATCCAGATATTTTATTTGAAGGATGCTCTGGCGGTGGCGGACGATTTGACGCTGGCATGTTATATTTCTTTCCACAATCGTGGACATCAGACAATACGGACCCTGTTGAGCGCTTAAAAATTCAATATGGGACGACATTAAGCTACCCAGTCTCTAGTATGACCGCGCATGTTTCAGCATCGCCTAATCATCAAACTGGGCGTCAAACGAGTCTGGCTATGCGTGGGGATGTTGCTACTGCAGGAGTCTTTGGATATGAATTAAACCTAGCTAAGTTGTCATTAGAAGAAAAATCAGAAATCAAAGATCAAGTGACATTTTATAAACAGCATCGCTCGTTGATCCAGTATGGCAATTTTTACCGTATCAAAAGTCCTTTTAAAAATAATGAAACAGCCTGGGAATTTATCAGTGAAGATAAGACAGAAGCATTGTTATTCAATTACCGTGTTTTGTCAACTGCGCAGCCAGTTTTCACTGTAACTAAAATGAGTCACCTGAAATCTGACGGAATCTATGTTGATCAAAGAACAAATGAACATTATTCTGGAGATGAACTCATGTCAATTGGTCTATATAACACGCCAATTAAGCAAGCTGATTTTACCTCTGCGGTGCGTTATTTCAAATGGCAAGCTGAATAA
- a CDS encoding galactokinase, with product MTEIYEELIHVFKKQFHHEPTDKFFSPGRINLIGEHTDYNGGHVFPASITLGTYGVASQRADSLVKLYSTNFPDEGVISFDVNDEEKLPGSSWGNFVKGVLQALRGYGNRFEHGFELVINGNIPNGSGLSSSSSLELLIGVVAQKLYDLKIPRLQLVASGQRAENDFVGVNTGIMDQFAIGFGEADQAIYLDTNTMIYEMVPIHLGDYVVVIMNTNKRRELADSKYNERVRETQEAVYQLQKYTPIQYLGELDAKTFNKYADKLESNILVKRARHAVYENERTKIAVEALKSNDLASFGKLMNESHQSLKDDYAVTGIELDTLVETAQTVDGVLGARMTGAGFGGCAIALVHQDNVDDLKAAVGAKYESVVGYDPSFYVANVGDGAHWVGKVGE from the coding sequence ATGACTGAAATATACGAAGAATTAATTCATGTTTTTAAGAAGCAATTTCATCATGAACCAACTGACAAGTTTTTCTCACCAGGTCGAATTAACTTAATCGGTGAGCATACTGATTATAATGGTGGTCACGTGTTTCCAGCATCAATTACACTGGGAACATATGGCGTAGCATCTCAAAGAGCGGATAGTTTGGTAAAACTCTATTCGACTAATTTCCCGGATGAAGGGGTGATTAGTTTTGACGTTAATGACGAAGAAAAGTTACCTGGATCATCTTGGGGAAATTTTGTTAAAGGCGTGTTGCAGGCTTTAAGAGGATATGGTAACCGTTTTGAGCATGGATTTGAATTAGTTATCAATGGTAACATACCAAACGGCTCAGGATTGTCATCATCGTCATCTTTAGAACTCTTAATTGGCGTAGTGGCGCAAAAGCTATATGATCTAAAAATTCCGAGATTGCAATTGGTGGCCAGTGGACAACGTGCTGAAAACGATTTTGTTGGTGTTAATACTGGAATAATGGATCAATTTGCTATTGGATTTGGTGAAGCGGACCAAGCTATCTATTTAGACACGAATACGATGATTTACGAAATGGTACCAATCCATTTGGGTGATTATGTTGTTGTTATTATGAATACGAACAAACGAAGAGAGTTGGCTGACTCAAAATACAATGAGCGTGTTCGTGAAACTCAAGAAGCAGTCTATCAATTGCAAAAATATACACCTATCCAATATCTGGGCGAATTAGACGCCAAAACTTTTAATAAATATGCTGATAAATTAGAAAGCAACATACTTGTAAAACGTGCCCGCCATGCTGTTTATGAAAACGAACGAACTAAGATTGCTGTCGAGGCATTAAAATCAAATGATTTGGCTAGCTTTGGTAAGTTAATGAATGAATCGCATCAGTCTTTAAAGGATGACTATGCGGTAACTGGAATAGAACTTGATACGCTTGTGGAAACAGCACAAACCGTCGATGGTGTGCTCGGTGCAAGGATGACCGGTGCAGGATTTGGTGGTTGTGCAATCGCACTAGTACATCAAGATAATGTTGATGATTTGAAAGCGGCTGTTGGGGCTAAATATGAATCTGTAGTTGGCTACGATCCCTCATTTTATGTAGCAAATGTTGGTGACGGAGCACACTGGGTCGGTAAAGTAGGTGAATAA
- the galT gene encoding UDP-glucose--hexose-1-phosphate uridylyltransferase: MSENNLITEFTQRIIEQSDYTNEDANYLGNQILGMIGESNYEHVTSDQDVSRLSTLTLLDNLVAIAADNGTLQNRKINADILGAQLMDYFVPRPSQVRQIFWQHYDHAPREATDYFFDLSKRSNYIKTREISQNLSYPVETEYGQLQITINLSKPEKDPKVIAAALKNKTQQQEQYPASQLAKENEGYWGRLDYAARSNHRVIPVTLGNENWYFQYSPYAYFNEHAIVLSENIRPMHVDQENLARLLEFVTKFPDYFIGSNADLPIVGGSILSHDHFQAGRYDLPMAKATLKESFQISDVNLSEAGVLNWPMTAIRLIDSDSDKLLAAAGKVMKTWEDYDDPSLFIQSHSQTGERHHTVTPIVRFRDHKYEVDLVLRDNNTSTEFPDGIFHPHSDVQHIKKENIGLIEVMGLAILPPRLKTELAEVEAYLLGNTDSVAPKHKIWADKLKYEETFNADNVTEVVEQSVGQIFKRVLEDAGVFKNSEAGQAGLKKFIVQLTTN; encoded by the coding sequence ATGTCAGAAAATAATTTAATTACGGAATTTACTCAGCGTATTATCGAACAATCGGATTACACAAATGAAGATGCAAACTATTTGGGAAACCAAATATTAGGCATGATTGGTGAATCAAATTATGAGCATGTAACAAGTGATCAAGATGTTTCGAGGTTATCTACGTTAACACTATTGGATAATTTGGTAGCAATTGCAGCAGATAATGGCACATTACAGAATAGAAAAATAAATGCTGATATACTAGGGGCACAACTAATGGATTATTTTGTGCCTCGTCCTTCACAAGTTCGACAAATTTTTTGGCAACATTACGATCACGCCCCACGGGAGGCTACTGACTATTTCTTTGATTTATCGAAAAGAAGTAACTATATCAAGACGCGGGAAATTAGCCAAAATTTATCTTACCCAGTTGAGACCGAGTATGGTCAATTACAAATTACAATTAATCTCTCAAAGCCTGAAAAAGATCCTAAGGTAATTGCAGCAGCACTGAAAAATAAAACACAACAACAGGAACAGTATCCTGCATCTCAGTTGGCAAAAGAGAATGAAGGCTACTGGGGTCGTTTAGATTATGCTGCTCGGTCGAATCATCGTGTCATTCCAGTAACTTTAGGTAATGAAAATTGGTATTTTCAATATTCACCGTATGCCTATTTTAATGAACATGCAATTGTGCTATCAGAAAATATTCGACCAATGCACGTTGATCAGGAAAACTTAGCTAGACTGTTAGAATTTGTTACTAAATTCCCAGATTATTTTATTGGATCCAATGCAGATTTGCCAATTGTGGGTGGTTCAATATTGTCCCACGATCATTTTCAAGCAGGGCGCTATGATTTACCTATGGCAAAAGCAACATTGAAGGAAAGCTTTCAGATTTCAGATGTGAACCTGTCGGAAGCGGGGGTATTAAACTGGCCAATGACTGCAATTCGCTTAATTGATTCGGACAGCGATAAATTACTCGCAGCGGCTGGTAAAGTAATGAAAACATGGGAAGATTATGACGACCCAAGTTTATTTATTCAATCTCATAGTCAAACGGGTGAAAGACATCATACGGTTACACCAATCGTCCGATTCCGTGACCACAAATATGAAGTAGACCTTGTGTTACGGGACAACAATACGTCGACTGAATTTCCAGACGGAATCTTTCATCCTCACTCAGATGTACAACACATAAAAAAAGAAAACATTGGACTAATAGAAGTAATGGGTTTGGCTATTTTGCCACCGCGTTTAAAAACAGAACTTGCAGAAGTCGAAGCATATCTTTTGGGGAATACGGATTCTGTGGCTCCAAAGCACAAGATATGGGCCGATAAACTAAAATATGAAGAAACTTTTAATGCTGATAATGTAACGGAAGTGGTGGAGCAAAGTGTTGGTCAAATTTTTAAAAGAGTCCTTGAAGACGCTGGCGTTTTCAAAAATTCCGAAGCAGGCCAAGCTGGTTTGAAAAAATTTATTGTGCAGTTAACAACTAATTGA